The window TAGCCGGCAACGGCCTGCGCACGCTGCGCCGACAGGCGCATGTTCAGCTCACGCCCGCCGGTGGAGTCGGTATGGCCGATCACGTCGACATAGGTCGCCGGATAGGTCTGCAGAACGTCGGCCACATCGTTGAGGATGGGGAAGAAGTTCGGCTCGATATTCGACTGGCCGGTAGCGAAGGTCACATTGCCCGGCATGACCAGATAGAGGTCCTGGCCTTCGCGGCGCACGGTCACGCCGGACCCGCGCAGACGCTCGCGCATCTCGCGCTCCTGACGGTCCATGTAATTGCCGACAGCGCCGCCCGCGAGAGCGCCAATGCCCGCGCCGATGAGCGCGTTGCGGCGGTCATCGCCACCCGCAAGCGTACCAAGCGCTGCGCCAGCCAGCGCGCCGCCAAGGACGCCCGTGCCGGTGCGGTTCTGGGTGACATTGCCGTACTGGTCGGTGGTGGTGCAGGCCGCCGCCATGGTCAACGCCATGCCGGCAACAGTAAGAGAACGAAAGATCATGGCTATCAAGCTCCATGGTGACGTTAAAAAGTTAGGCCCCGAAGACTAGCGCGTCCGGCCGCCTCTGGCCACGAAACTTACATGACAGAGAGATGAACGCAGCTTGAACAAGCCGGGTAAACGCATGAGTGCGAAAAAGGCTCCCGGCAATCGCACCCGCCCCTTGACGCTAACCGGCCCCCTGCTTATCTCCGGCCTGCTGGCAGCCGGGAGCATCGAGTGCTAACGGGACTGAGCCAGAACTCATTTGTTTGCGGGCGCCAACTGCCTGCGCCCAGAAAATGGAGACGTGACGCGATGACTTTTCGTCCTCTGCATGACCGCGTGCTCGTGAAGCGCGTCGAGGAAGAATCCAAGACCAAGGGCGGGATCATCATTCCCGACACGGCCAAGGAAAAGCCCCAGGAAGGCGAAGTGATCGCCGCTGGCAGCGGCACCATCAAGGATGATGGCACCGTGCGCCCGCTGGACGTGAAAGCCGGTGACCGCATCCTGTTCGGCAAATGGTCGGGCACCGAAGTCACGGTTGACGGCCAGGAACTCCTCATCATGAAGGAATCCGACATCCTCGGGATCGTCGGCTAGGTCTGGTCCAAACCTTTCCCTATTCAATCGACTGATCGAACAAGGAGCTGACGCTTATGTCCGCTAAAGAAGTCAAGTTTGGCGCCTCTGCGCGCGAACGCATGCTCAAGGGTGTCGACACCCTTGCCAATGCCGTGAAAGTGACCCTCGGCCCGAAAGGCCGCAACGTGGTCATCGAGAAGTCCTTCGGCGCGCCGCGCACCACGAAAGACGGCGTTTCGGTCGCCAAGGAAATCGAACTGGAAGACAAGTTCGAGAACATGGGCGCCCAGATGGTCCGCGAAGTCGCTTCGCGCACCAATGACGAAGCCGGTGACGGCACCACGACCGCCACGGTTCTGGCCCAGGCCATTATCCGCGAGGGCATGAAGTCTGTGGCCGCCGGCATGAACCCGATGGATCTGAAACGCGGTATCGACAAGGCCGTGCTGAAAGTGGTCGAGGACATCAAGGCCAACTCCACCCCGATCAAGGGTTCTTCGGAGATTGCCCAGGTCGGCACGATCTCTGCCAATGGCGAAAAGGAAATCGGCGAGATGATCGCCCGCGCCATGGAAAAAGTCGGCAATGAAGGCGTCATCACGGTCGAGGAAGCCAAATCCCTCGAAACCGAGCTGGATGTCGTTGAAGGCATGCAGTTCGACCGCGGCTACCTGTCACCCTATTTCGTGACCAATGCCGACAAGATGGCTGTCGAGCTGGATGACCCCTACATCCTGCTGTTCGAGAAGAAGCTGTCCTCGCTGCAATCCATGCTGCCGGTCCTGGAAGCCGTGGTGCAGTCCAACCGTCCGCTGCTTATCGTGGCTGAAGATGTCGAGGGCGAGGCTCTGGCCACGCTCGTCGTCAACAAGCTGCGTGGCGGCCTGAAAGTGGCTGCCGTGAAGGCTCCGGGCTTTGGTGACCGCCGCAAGGCCATGCTGGAGGACATCGCTGTCCTGACCGGCGGCCAGGTTGTCTCTGAAGATCTCGGCATCAAGCTGGAAAACGTGACGCTGGACATGCTGGGCACGGCCAAGCGCGTCTCGATCACCAAGGACGACACCACCATCGTTGACGGTGCTGGCGAGAAGTCCGCGATCGAAGGCCGCGTGAACCAGATCCGCAAGCAGATCGAAGACACCTCGTCTGACTACGACAAGGAAAAGCTGCAGGAACGTCTGGCTAAACTCGCCGGCGGTGTGGCCGTGATCAAGGTCGGCGGCGGCTCTGAAATCGAAGTGAAAGAGCGTAAGGACCGTGTTGACGATGCCCTGAACGCCACCCGCGCTGCGGTGGAAGAAGGCATCGTGGCCGGTGGCGGCGTGGCCCTGCTCAAAGCGGCCAAGGCCCTTGAAGGCCTGGAAGGCGACAATGCCGACCAGACCCAAGGCATCGCCATCATCGCGCGCGCCATCCAGGCGCCGATCCGCCAGATCTCCGAAAACGCCGGGGTCGAAGGCTCCATCGTTGTCGGCAAGATCCTGGAAAACAGCTCGCACGGTTTCGGCTTCAACGCCCAGACCGAAGAGTATGGCGACATGTTCGCCTTCGGCATCATCGACCCGGCCAAAGTGGTGCGTACTGCCCTGCAGGACGCGGCCTCTGTCGGCTCGCTGATGATCACGACCGAAGCGGCCGTTGCCGAACTGCCGAAGAAAGATGCCCCGCCGGCCATGCCGGGTGGCGGCATGGGCGATATGGGCTTCTAGGAAGCTTCTATCCCTTCGGAATACGGAAAAGGGCGGCTGGCAACAGCCGCCCTTTTCTATTTGTGCGGGCTAGGACTCAGAGCGAAGAGCGAACTCGCCGGAAACGAGCCCGCGCGGAGCCCCATCCGCCGTCACCGCCCCCACTTCGAACGACACTGCGGCGTGCCGTCCGGACGTCAGGCGAGGCGTCGCCAACACGCGCTTTTCCGTCACCGACACGCCGCCCAGCTCATTTCTGCGCCATTCGACCGCTTCGAAAACCTCGAACTCCCAGACCAGTTCACAGGCCGGCCGCCGGGCGGCGCGCGCACCCTCCTCAGGCGCCTCCACCGCGCACGCATTCACGATGATGACGAGGCCATACTGCGCCTCGAGCGGCTGGTCCTCCAGGAAGAGCATCACCGGCTCGCCCAGTGCGATCCGGTAATCGCCCGACATGCTGGAGGACTGCGTCGCTTCAGCAACCCGCAGCGCGAATCCAACCTCTACGTCCTCGGCATTTGCCATCGGCGCAAACAGCAGGACCGCCGTGCCCATGGCTGCTGCCGCAGCGGCCCCGATGCCGCCGAATACCCATCTATGACCCTTCATAATTGTCTCCTTCAAGCCTTCAGCCAACGCCGACAGCTGCCGGGGCCGGGTTCTGAGATATTCCAGGATCAGCGACCGGATGACGGCCCCGCTTGAGACGCCTTCCTCGCGGCATCGCGCGAGAAACTCCTCCTTCAGCTGGTCGGGCAGGCGCACGTCCAGCTTCGCGTTGGCTTTCAGCTTTTTGATCCGGTCGCGTTTCATGGCGTCTCCCAGCGTGAAGGCTCTTTGGGAAGCCAAGCTAGCAAATGCGTGTCATGACGCGCACAAAATCCGTGTCGGACATGCGTTTTTCTTGGCAAACTGACCCGCGCTGTCATGGCCCGGCTTGCCTTTTCACCTCGTCATTCCAGAAAGCCCGTTAGGGCTAAGAACCCAGTTGATTTAAAAAAGGGCCTGGGTTGCGGGTCTGCAGCTTCGCTCCGCCCGGAATGACGAAGGGCGGGGCGAGGAAAAAAACGCCCCTACCCCCCTCACATGCCCCTCAAGCGCATCGAGGCGGGCGGTGGCATGGGCGATATGGGCTTCTAGGAAGCTTCTATCCCTTCGGAATACGGAAAAGGGCGGCTCATCTGAGCCGCCCTTTTTGTTTCTCAGTTGGACGGAATTTAAGATGGATGTCATGTCGCGGTAAGGCGCCGCACCCCTTTATTTCCCCCATCAAGGGAGGAACACGTCCATGAAACATCTCATCTGGGCCGTAGCGGCCAGCCCGCTGCTCATCGCCGCCACACCGGCTCCGCCAGAACCACCTCATCCGCCGCGCATGGTGATGGTCGAGCGGCCCGGAGCGCCTCCCGCCCCCGCCGCACCGGGCCGTCATGCCCGGGTGATGCTGGAATTCACGCTTGATGAGGAGACGGGCTGGACGGACGAACACGACGCCATTCTGGACGAGGCAATGGAATCCCTGCGCGCGGCGCTGGATGCCCTGCCCGGCCGCGTAGAGGCCGATGTCGGCCTGCACTGGCGTGACCGCGAGTTTGGTCCTGCGGACCGGGAACGCGTCCGGGCGATGGTCGAACGCGCCCGCGACCGGGCCGCCGAGGCGCGCGCTGAAGGCGAGCATGCAAGGCAGGCCGCACACCTTGCCCGCCTGCACGGCGAACGCGCCCATGCGATCGGCCTGCGCGCCGGTGCGCGCGGGATGGAAGCGGGCCTGCGCGCCATAGACGAGGCGCTGGAACGCGGTGAGGTCACGCGCTACGGCGAAACCCGCCCGATGACGGCGGAGGAGCGTGCAGAGCTGATAGAGACCCGCGCGCGCCTCGAAGCGCGCATGGCAGGGTTCCGCGATGAACACGCCGTGTTCCTGGGCGATGATGCCGAGGGCGAGCGCCGCGTGGTCGTCCTGCGCCGCGACGGCGCGCCCCCGGAGACGATGGAATGGCGCGACCGTTCACAGCGCCGCAATGTCCGCATTGAAGACCGCGATGGCCGCCTGCGCGTCTGGCTGGACGGCGAAGAGCTGGAGGGCGATGCCCTCACCAGCTGGCTCAATTCCGGCGAGGGCCAGCGCATGACCCGCCAGCGCCCGGAACCGCCACTGCCGGGAGGGGAGTGAGGGGAAAACATTTGTCATGGCCCGGTTTATCCGGGCCACCCATGCCTGAGAGCTTGTATTTCGGGCCGTAAAGCGGCCCGCAAGGCCGACCGGCCGCCCGCGACTTTTCGCGGAACATCGCAACGCGGATGCGTTGCGGAACTAAAGAGGCATGGGTCCCCCGGACCGCTTCGCGGCCGGAGGATGACAGCCTTGCTGAGCCGTACGCGAATCCAAATCAAAAAAAAGGCCCGGCATCCAGAAGATGCCGGGCTTTGAAATTTTGGTTGGTCGATAAGAGACGTCTCCTCCCCAGAGCCGTCACTCAAGAAGACAAGACGGTCAGGCCCTGTCTGTTAATGAAACTGACTCGATGGCTCGCATCCGTCAACCCTCTAATGCAAGGCAGGTTTTCGTTTTTGCCGCAGCGCACCCATTATCCGCGCGCGGACAGACGGGTGAGGATCGCCGATACCAGCTCGCTGCGCGGCACCGAGAATTGCTGTTTCTGCTCTTTCCACTCATCGCGGTCGGTGATCGATTCGGCCAGCTGTGCGCCGAGTTTGAGATCCTTGATCTGGACGGTGCCGCTGGCGAACTCCTCCTCACCGCAAATGACGGCAAAGGCCGCATCGCGCCGGTCGGCGTATTTGAGCTGCTTGCCCATATTGCCATTGCCGGTAAAGGCTTCCGCGCGCAGGCCCGCGCTGCGCAGCTCAGCGGCCATCGCGAAATAATCTGCCATGCGCGCCTTGTCGGCAGCGACCACGATGACGAGCGGCGCAGCATCAGCCCCTTCCAGACGCCCCAGCGCGGAGAGCGCGGCAGCAAACCGGCTGACCCCGAAGGAGAAGCCCGTCGCGGGAACCTGCTGGCCGGTAAAGCGGGCGACGAGATCATCATAGCGCCCGCCAGAGGCCACCGAGCCGAACTGCATCGGGCTGCCATCGGGATAGGTGGGGGTGGCCAATAGCTCGGTCTCGAAGACCGGGCCGGTATAATAGCCAAGGCCCCGGACGACCGACGGATCGAACACGGCCAGCTCTTCCGGGATACCCAGCGCCGTCAGGATGGCGTTGATCTCCTCAAGCGCCTCTACCCCGGCCCTGGCGGCGGTTTCGCCTGCACTGCCTGCAAGGCGCGCGGTCACTTCCGCGCGGGTGCCGCCGGCTTTTGAAGCTTCAAGAAAGCCCAGCACGCGCGCGCGGCCCGCCTCGTCCAGCCCGGCCCCTTCAGTGAAGTCGCCGCTTTCGTCCTTGCGGCCCTTGCCGAGCAGAAGCTCCACGCCCTCCATGCCCAGCCGGTCCAGCTTGTCGATGGCGCGCAGCACGCGCATGCGGCGGGTATCGTCGGCGGACCCAAGGCTTTCCAGCACACCATCGAGCAGGCGGCGATCATTCACGCGGATGACGAAATCGCTGTCATTCAGGCCAGCCGCGCGCATCACTTCGGCGGCGAGCGCAATCATCTCCGCATCGGCGGCAGGGCCGGACGCGCCGACATTATCGGCGTCGCACTGGACGAACTGGCGGAAACGGCCCGGCCCCGGCTTCTCATTGCGCCACACCTCGCCAAACTGGTAGCGGCGATAGGGTTTGACCAGATTCTGAAAGCCTTCGGCGGCAAAGCGCGCGAGCGGAGCGGTCAGGTCATAGCGCAGCGCCATCCACTGCCCGTCATCATCCTGCATGGCGAACACGCCCTCATTGGGACGGTCTTCGTCTGGCAGGAACTTGCCGAGCGCATCGGCATACTCGAACGCAGGTGTTTCCAGCGGCTCAAACCCCCAGCGCTCATAGACGGCAGAGGCAGCGCTCACCAGCGCGCGCTCGGCCCGGATCACATGGGCGGCCCGGTCCTCGAACCCGCGCGGGCGGCGCGCCTTGGGACGGAAGGTTTTCTCTTTGGCCATGGGTGTGATCCGTGAAACGGGAATGGAAACGGTATCGAAAGGAGGGCCGGAGTAGCCTTTGCACGCGCCGCTTTCAAGCGGCCCGCCCCTTGCACGATCATCAACTAGCCGTCCAAACTTTAAAGGCCAGTGTTCCAATGCAGCTCATACGCGCCCTCACCGCATGCCTTCTCCTGCTCGCCGCTGGCAGCTCGCCTGTCCTTGCACAGGATGCGGGACAGCTGATTGCACTCTCTGAGCGCTTGCAGGGCGAGGCCGAGGCGCGGGCGGACGCTCTGGAGAATGGCGGCGTTCCGGCCATCGACGCGGACGATGTGTTTCTCGGCGATACCGCCCGCTTCTCGTCCGACATGCGCGCGCTGGCGCTTCATATCGATGCGCATGGCGGCCCGGCTGATCTGCCTTGCATCTTCCGGGGCATGGCCGAAGACGCCGACATGCGCCGCACGTCGCTGGAGGCGGACCCGGCCAGCGTAGAAGACTATCGCCAGCTGGCGCGCACCTTCTCCCACGCCGTCATCATCGCGGCGGACGTGGAAACCGAAGGCCCGGATACCGGCTTTCCGCCTTCCTGTCCGTCTGCGGGATAGATGAAGCCCCGGACGCGCAGCGATCCGGGGCCTCTCTCAACGTGTTCTGCATCCGGTCCCGGATGGCCCTACGGGCCTGCAGGAGTTCAGATCGAACTGTTGCTGAACCCCCGGAACCGCGTTCGCGGTATCCGGGGCCTGTTGCGATCACCTGCTTCTAGTCGACGTATTTCACATTGCAGCCATAGGGCTGGGTCTCGGGCGTTTCCACCTCTTCACCCGCCAGCACGGCATTGAGCGCGATCTGCGCATAGGGGATGGGGTCGGGATCGCCAGCGCGCGGACGCGGCTGGTCATCAATGCCGCCATTATAGCGCAGCGTGCCTTCACCATCGATGACATACATTTGCGGGGTGGTGCGCGCATCATAGGCCCGGCCAATCACGCCTTCCGGGTCCATGAAGACATGGGCGACATTCGCCCCGCGCTCGACATTCAGCTCCAGCGCGCGTTCGGCGCTGACATAGCCCTGCTCGCCGGGGGCCGAGGAGATCACCTGAATCCAGACGACATCATTGCCGGCCGCTTCATCCTGCAGGGACTGCATATTGCCCTGATAGTGGCGCACGACGAACGGGCAGTCATGATTGGTCCATTCCAGCATCACGGTCTGGCC is drawn from Glycocaulis alkaliphilus and contains these coding sequences:
- a CDS encoding OmpA family protein, coding for MIFRSLTVAGMALTMAAACTTTDQYGNVTQNRTGTGVLGGALAGAALGTLAGGDDRRNALIGAGIGALAGGAVGNYMDRQEREMRERLRGSGVTVRREGQDLYLVMPGNVTFATGQSNIEPNFFPILNDVADVLQTYPATYVDVIGHTDSTGGRELNMRLSAQRAQAVAGYLQQVGVDGRRFFITGAGPDYPVASNATDAGRALNRRVEIKIAPHTTS
- the groES gene encoding co-chaperone GroES, with the protein product MTFRPLHDRVLVKRVEEESKTKGGIIIPDTAKEKPQEGEVIAAGSGTIKDDGTVRPLDVKAGDRILFGKWSGTEVTVDGQELLIMKESDILGIVG
- the groL gene encoding chaperonin GroEL (60 kDa chaperone family; promotes refolding of misfolded polypeptides especially under stressful conditions; forms two stacked rings of heptamers to form a barrel-shaped 14mer; ends can be capped by GroES; misfolded proteins enter the barrel where they are refolded when GroES binds) — protein: MSAKEVKFGASARERMLKGVDTLANAVKVTLGPKGRNVVIEKSFGAPRTTKDGVSVAKEIELEDKFENMGAQMVREVASRTNDEAGDGTTTATVLAQAIIREGMKSVAAGMNPMDLKRGIDKAVLKVVEDIKANSTPIKGSSEIAQVGTISANGEKEIGEMIARAMEKVGNEGVITVEEAKSLETELDVVEGMQFDRGYLSPYFVTNADKMAVELDDPYILLFEKKLSSLQSMLPVLEAVVQSNRPLLIVAEDVEGEALATLVVNKLRGGLKVAAVKAPGFGDRRKAMLEDIAVLTGGQVVSEDLGIKLENVTLDMLGTAKRVSITKDDTTIVDGAGEKSAIEGRVNQIRKQIEDTSSDYDKEKLQERLAKLAGGVAVIKVGGGSEIEVKERKDRVDDALNATRAAVEEGIVAGGGVALLKAAKALEGLEGDNADQTQGIAIIARAIQAPIRQISENAGVEGSIVVGKILENSSHGFGFNAQTEEYGDMFAFGIIDPAKVVRTALQDAASVGSLMITTEAAVAELPKKDAPPAMPGGGMGDMGF
- a CDS encoding ribbon-helix-helix protein, CopG family, whose product is MKRDRIKKLKANAKLDVRLPDQLKEEFLARCREEGVSSGAVIRSLILEYLRTRPRQLSALAEGLKETIMKGHRWVFGGIGAAAAAAMGTAVLLFAPMANAEDVEVGFALRVAEATQSSSMSGDYRIALGEPVMLFLEDQPLEAQYGLVIIVNACAVEAPEEGARAARRPACELVWEFEVFEAVEWRRNELGGVSVTEKRVLATPRLTSGRHAAVSFEVGAVTADGAPRGLVSGEFALRSES
- the hisS gene encoding histidine--tRNA ligase; amino-acid sequence: MAKEKTFRPKARRPRGFEDRAAHVIRAERALVSAASAVYERWGFEPLETPAFEYADALGKFLPDEDRPNEGVFAMQDDDGQWMALRYDLTAPLARFAAEGFQNLVKPYRRYQFGEVWRNEKPGPGRFRQFVQCDADNVGASGPAADAEMIALAAEVMRAAGLNDSDFVIRVNDRRLLDGVLESLGSADDTRRMRVLRAIDKLDRLGMEGVELLLGKGRKDESGDFTEGAGLDEAGRARVLGFLEASKAGGTRAEVTARLAGSAGETAARAGVEALEEINAILTALGIPEELAVFDPSVVRGLGYYTGPVFETELLATPTYPDGSPMQFGSVASGGRYDDLVARFTGQQVPATGFSFGVSRFAAALSALGRLEGADAAPLVIVVAADKARMADYFAMAAELRSAGLRAEAFTGNGNMGKQLKYADRRDAAFAVICGEEEFASGTVQIKDLKLGAQLAESITDRDEWKEQKQQFSVPRSELVSAILTRLSARG
- a CDS encoding redoxin domain-containing protein: MAISRRTFTLTASLLAATALSFGAAAHAQPVIGERAPDFTATTATGETVTLADFSGQTVMLEWTNHDCPFVVRHYQGNMQSLQDEAAGNDVVWIQVISSAPGEQGYVSAERALELNVERGANVAHVFMDPEGVIGRAYDARTTPQMYVIDGEGTLRYNGGIDDQPRPRAGDPDPIPYAQIALNAVLAGEEVETPETQPYGCNVKYVD